One Micropterus dolomieu isolate WLL.071019.BEF.003 ecotype Adirondacks linkage group LG23, ASM2129224v1, whole genome shotgun sequence DNA window includes the following coding sequences:
- the LOC123963850 gene encoding interferon gamma 1-like yields MSSCCGSVGLLVLLGVALAFGRPADHVPEELKQPHTLIANVLRLMEPEIGRAPLFSHVTRSINTSCQRKVDIQVMNVTLDIYTRIFSSILKHSHNDDDGKPVLLASVPVTEKQGLQKALNKLKHNMEQLKSELGHLNQNKEDVLSELYKIDVDDPEVQKKALAEYKEIYQEAAVISHRCKPAHSSSAE; encoded by the exons TGGTTCTACTGGGAGTTGCTTTGGCGTTTGGGAGACCTGCCGATCACGTCCCTGAGGAGCTGAAACAACCCCACACGTTAATCGCAAATGTGCTG aggtTGATGGAGCCGGAGATCGGCAGGGCTCCTCTCTTCAGTCATGTCACCAGGAGCATCAACACCTCTTGCCAG AGAAAAGTAGATATACAGGTGATGAATGTCACTCTGGACATCTACACGCGCATCTTCTCCAGCATCCTGAAGCACAGCCACAATGACGACGACGGGAAGCCGGTTCTGCTGGCCAGTGTGcctgttactgaaaagcagggGCTGCAAAAGGCTCTGAACAAGCTCAAGCACAACATGGAGCAGCTGAAGAGCGAACTGGGCCACctgaaccaaaacaaagagGATGTGCTGAGCGAGCTGTACAAAATAGAT gtggACGATCCCGAGGTTCAGAAAAAGGCTCTGGCTGAGTACAAAGAGATCTACCAGGAAGCAGCTGTGATCTCCCACAGATGTAAACCCGCCCACTCTTCTTCTGCTGAATGA